One Spinacia oleracea cultivar Varoflay chromosome 4, BTI_SOV_V1, whole genome shotgun sequence DNA segment encodes these proteins:
- the LOC110777531 gene encoding potassium channel SKOR-like isoform X1: MEKDIRINYLFTRIIKLLTVELYCTHTAACIFYYLATTIPEQEEGYTWIGSLKLGDYSYSHFREIDLFRRYTTSLYFAIVTMATVGLLFSFLTTQIYMYTYVICIIINNFSCQITGYGDIHAVNLREMIFIVIYVSFDMILGAYLIGNITALIVKGSKTERFRDKTVEVMKYMYRNRLDKDLRNKIKGHLRMQYESSYTEAAVLQDIPILLRAKISHTLYMSFIEKAPLFKECSPEFKNQIVTKVHEEFFLPGEVILEQGNVVDQLYLVCHGKMEEVSIGQDGSEQLISHLEPDSTFGQNSIFCNIPQSCTVRVVDLCRLLRIEKQSLSNIIDIYFFDGKKIFDNLLKGNDGKFNLTEVESDIASHITQQESELALKVNNAANHGDLYQLKSLLKAGADLNKTDYNERSPLSVDENECQKKRTSSMEIS; the protein is encoded by the exons ATGGAGAAGGACATAAGGATTAACTACCTTTTTACTAGAATTATTAAACTTCTCACTGTTGAACTCTACTGCACACACACTGCGGCTTGTATCTTTTATTATTTAGCCACTACAATTCCTGAACAAGAAGAAGGTTACACATGGATTGGTAGTTTGAAGTTGGGAGATTATAGTTATTCCCACTTTAGGGAAATTGATCTTTTTAGGAGGTATACTACATCTTTGTATTTTGCCATCGTCACCATGGCTACTGTAGGTctgttattttcttttctaaccacTCAAATATATATGTACACATATGTGATATGTATCATTATCAATAACTTTTCTTGTCAAATTACAGGTTATGGGGACATACATGCTGTTAATCTGAGGGAAATGATATTCATTGTGATCTATGTCTCGTTTGACATGATTTTGGGTGCTTATTTGATTGGTAATATAACTGCATTGATAGTTAAAGGCTCTAAGACAGAACGATTTAGAGATAAAACAGTAGAAGTCATGAAATATATGTATAGAAATAGGCTTGACAAGGACCTCCGCAATAAGATCAAAGGTCATTTACGTATGCAGTATGAAAGTAGCTATACTGAAGCTGCTGTTCTGCAGGACATTCCCATATTACTTCGAGCAAAG ATTTCCCATACATTATACATGTCGTTCATTGAAAAAGCTCCTCTTTTCAAAGAATGTTCTCCAGAGTTCAAGAATCAGATT GTAACCAAAGTCCATGAAGAATTTTTCCTTCCTGGTGAAGTTATATTGGAGCAGGGAAATGTGGTAGATCAACTTTATCTTGTCTGTCATGGAAAGATG GAGGAAGTAAGTATTGGGCAAGATGGGTCAGAACAGCTGATTTCACATCTTGAACCAGACAGTACTTTTGGACAAAATTCCATATTTTGCAACATCCCTCAATCTTGTACAGTACGAGTTGTTGATCTGTGCCGGCTTCTGCGGATTGAGAAACAATCGTTGAGTAATATTATTGACATATACTTCTTTGACGGCAAAAAAATCTTTGACAATCTCCTTAAG GGAAATGATGGAAAATTCAACTTGACGGAAGTTGAATCTGATATCGCATCTCACATAACACAACAAGAATCAGAACTTGCTCTTAAAGTAAACAATGCTGCAAACCACGGAGATCTTTATCAGCTAAAGAGTTTGCTAAAGGCTGGAGCTGATCTAAACAAGACAGATTACAATGAAAGATCTCCGCTG AGTGTTGATGAAAATGAATGTCAAAAAAAGCGCACTTCCTCAATGGAAATCAGTTAA
- the LOC110793845 gene encoding uncharacterized protein translates to MAKLVIYQLKWNISLLGPSRRSNMDLEAAGEARLLQLNELDELRFEAYENHRLYKEQTKKFHDKMIQKREFNIGDKVLLYNSRLRLFPGKLKSRWSGPFTITEVKEHGAIEVASENGTKFKVNGQRLKLYTEGVFIGKLETIYLSDPPTDA, encoded by the coding sequence atggcaaagcTTGTCATTTACCAGTTGAAATGGAATATCTCTCTACTTGGGCCGTCAAGGAGATCAAATATGGATTTAGAAGCGGCCGGTGAAGCGAGACTTCTTCAATTGAATGAGCTAGATGAACTACGGTTTGAAGCTTACGAGAATCATAGGCTCTATAAGGAGCAAACGAAGAAGTTTCATGATAAGATGATTCAAAAACGGGAGTTCAACATCGGTGATAAGGTCTTGCTTTATAATTCACGACTACGGCTTTTTCCAGGAAAGCTTAAGTCTAGATGGTCCGGACCTTTTACCATCACCGAAGTCAAGGAACATGGAGCTATTGAGGTTGCTAGTGAAAATGGAACCAAGTTTAAAGTGAACGGTCAACGTTTGAAGCTATACACTGAAGGGGTGTTTATTGGAAAATTGGAGACGATCTATCTCTCCGATCCACCCACCGACGCTTGA
- the LOC110777531 gene encoding potassium channel SKOR-like isoform X2: MLLNFCWDGDGVLFWGYGDIHAVNLREMIFIVIYVSFDMILGAYLIGNITALIVKGSKTERFRDKTVEVMKYMYRNRLDKDLRNKIKGHLRMQYESSYTEAAVLQDIPILLRAKISHTLYMSFIEKAPLFKECSPEFKNQIVTKVHEEFFLPGEVILEQGNVVDQLYLVCHGKMEEVSIGQDGSEQLISHLEPDSTFGQNSIFCNIPQSCTVRVVDLCRLLRIEKQSLSNIIDIYFFDGKKIFDNLLKGNDGKFNLTEVESDIASHITQQESELALKVNNAANHGDLYQLKSLLKAGADLNKTDYNERSPLSVDENECQKKRTSSMEIS; the protein is encoded by the exons ATGCTGCTGAATTTCTGTTGGGATGGTGATGGGGTGCTTTTTTGGG GTTATGGGGACATACATGCTGTTAATCTGAGGGAAATGATATTCATTGTGATCTATGTCTCGTTTGACATGATTTTGGGTGCTTATTTGATTGGTAATATAACTGCATTGATAGTTAAAGGCTCTAAGACAGAACGATTTAGAGATAAAACAGTAGAAGTCATGAAATATATGTATAGAAATAGGCTTGACAAGGACCTCCGCAATAAGATCAAAGGTCATTTACGTATGCAGTATGAAAGTAGCTATACTGAAGCTGCTGTTCTGCAGGACATTCCCATATTACTTCGAGCAAAG ATTTCCCATACATTATACATGTCGTTCATTGAAAAAGCTCCTCTTTTCAAAGAATGTTCTCCAGAGTTCAAGAATCAGATT GTAACCAAAGTCCATGAAGAATTTTTCCTTCCTGGTGAAGTTATATTGGAGCAGGGAAATGTGGTAGATCAACTTTATCTTGTCTGTCATGGAAAGATG GAGGAAGTAAGTATTGGGCAAGATGGGTCAGAACAGCTGATTTCACATCTTGAACCAGACAGTACTTTTGGACAAAATTCCATATTTTGCAACATCCCTCAATCTTGTACAGTACGAGTTGTTGATCTGTGCCGGCTTCTGCGGATTGAGAAACAATCGTTGAGTAATATTATTGACATATACTTCTTTGACGGCAAAAAAATCTTTGACAATCTCCTTAAG GGAAATGATGGAAAATTCAACTTGACGGAAGTTGAATCTGATATCGCATCTCACATAACACAACAAGAATCAGAACTTGCTCTTAAAGTAAACAATGCTGCAAACCACGGAGATCTTTATCAGCTAAAGAGTTTGCTAAAGGCTGGAGCTGATCTAAACAAGACAGATTACAATGAAAGATCTCCGCTG AGTGTTGATGAAAATGAATGTCAAAAAAAGCGCACTTCCTCAATGGAAATCAGTTAA